One genomic region from Fictibacillus marinisediminis encodes:
- a CDS encoding M24 family metallopeptidase: MALNKIRKIMKENGLDGMLLRKRNHFSWVTGGRQNQIVLSITEGVADLLIFEKEIYVVTTKMEERRIREEELAHFPHEVKVVADEWYEGSDHLIAELGKGKTMGTDTPFEDYADMTEALKSVRSILDESEAGRYRKLCQDAAGSLESVCRTMEPGQTEHEIAGMVAKQAISKGIRLQVMLVATDERIFSYRHPIPTSKKLNKHALLVICGEREGLVANLTRVVHFGPLPQELADHKEKLSRIDAAFITSTVPGATVGEVFKKGILQYVKEGHPEDWKLLHQGGPTGFDSREFIATMDSKTEVKEHMAFTWNPSLPGVKSEDTVLIHQEGAEILTETGEWPYIEVTFGGQTLRRPDILIR; the protein is encoded by the coding sequence ATGGCCTTAAATAAGATCAGAAAAATCATGAAAGAAAACGGACTGGATGGAATGCTGCTCAGAAAACGAAACCATTTTTCCTGGGTGACAGGCGGGCGCCAGAATCAGATCGTCCTAAGCATCACAGAAGGTGTGGCTGATCTTCTTATCTTTGAAAAAGAGATTTATGTTGTGACGACCAAGATGGAAGAGCGGCGCATCAGGGAAGAAGAACTCGCGCATTTCCCGCATGAGGTGAAGGTCGTTGCAGATGAATGGTATGAAGGCTCAGACCATTTGATTGCTGAGCTTGGAAAAGGAAAAACGATGGGGACGGATACGCCGTTTGAAGACTATGCGGACATGACAGAAGCGCTTAAATCCGTCCGCTCTATCCTGGATGAATCGGAAGCGGGGCGTTATCGCAAGCTCTGCCAGGATGCGGCAGGGTCACTTGAATCCGTCTGCAGGACGATGGAGCCTGGACAGACGGAACATGAAATTGCCGGGATGGTGGCTAAACAGGCGATTTCAAAGGGAATCCGGCTTCAAGTCATGCTTGTTGCGACAGATGAACGTATTTTTTCCTACCGGCACCCGATCCCCACTTCCAAGAAACTGAACAAGCATGCACTGCTCGTGATCTGCGGAGAGCGGGAAGGACTGGTCGCCAACCTGACGAGGGTGGTCCATTTCGGGCCGCTGCCGCAGGAGCTGGCTGACCATAAAGAAAAGCTTTCCCGCATTGATGCGGCATTTATCACATCCACAGTACCAGGTGCAACAGTCGGAGAAGTATTTAAGAAGGGGATCCTGCAGTATGTAAAAGAGGGTCACCCTGAAGATTGGAAACTCCTCCATCAAGGAGGACCAACCGGATTTGATTCCAGAGAGTTTATCGCAACAATGGATTCCAAAACAGAGGTAAAGGAGCACATGGCCTTCACATGGAACCCGTCGCTTCCAGGTGTAAAGTCAGAAGACACCGTTCTTATTCATCAGGAAGGCGCTGAGATTTTAACGGAGACGGGAGAATGGCCTTACATTGAGGTAACTTTCGGAGGCCAGACACTGCGCCGGCCGGATATACTCATTCGATAG
- the galE gene encoding UDP-glucose 4-epimerase GalE, with protein sequence MAILVTGGAGYIGSHTVLYLREKGEEVIVFDNLQKGHREAVMNDVPFYEGDLHDSALLDTVFSENNIDAVIHFAANSLVGESVTDPISYYQNNVSGSLNLVDRMVKNGVTNIVFSSTAAVYGEPETVPIQESDRTLPTNPYGETKLAIERLLHWADQAYGLKSVALRYFNAAGADPKGRIGEDHTPESHLIPIILESALGKRPYISVFGEDYDTEDGTCIRDYIHVMDLADAHYRALEKLKRTNESGVYNLGNGKGFSVKQVIDTCRAVTGRTIEAVTSPRRAGDPAILIASSQKAKDELDWIPKYPDVHEIVEHAWNWHLNHPNGYAKEGSVDGLK encoded by the coding sequence ATGGCTATATTGGTAACTGGAGGAGCCGGTTATATCGGCAGCCATACTGTTCTGTATCTGCGTGAAAAAGGCGAAGAAGTCATCGTGTTCGATAATCTGCAGAAAGGACATCGGGAGGCTGTGATGAACGATGTCCCGTTCTATGAAGGCGATCTGCATGACAGTGCCTTGCTGGACACTGTATTTTCGGAAAATAACATTGATGCCGTCATTCATTTTGCTGCCAACTCGCTTGTCGGTGAGAGTGTTACTGATCCGATTTCCTATTACCAGAACAATGTATCAGGTTCATTGAATCTGGTCGACCGTATGGTGAAAAATGGCGTGACGAATATTGTCTTCTCTTCTACTGCTGCGGTCTACGGAGAACCCGAAACCGTTCCTATCCAGGAAAGTGACCGTACACTTCCTACCAATCCCTATGGTGAAACAAAACTGGCTATTGAAAGGCTGCTTCATTGGGCAGATCAGGCTTATGGGCTCAAATCCGTTGCTCTTCGGTATTTTAACGCAGCTGGCGCTGATCCAAAAGGAAGGATTGGAGAAGACCATACACCAGAGTCCCACCTCATCCCGATCATTCTTGAATCCGCGCTTGGAAAACGTCCGTATATCTCTGTCTTTGGAGAGGACTATGACACAGAAGACGGAACCTGTATACGGGATTACATCCATGTGATGGATTTGGCTGATGCTCACTATCGTGCACTGGAAAAGCTAAAACGAACCAATGAAAGCGGCGTATACAACCTTGGAAACGGTAAAGGATTCTCTGTAAAGCAAGTGATCGATACATGCCGCGCCGTTACTGGACGCACAATCGAAGCGGTCACTTCGCCGCGAAGAGCCGGGGATCCTGCCATCCTGATTGCGTCTTCTCAAAAAGCGAAAGACGAACTGGACTGGATTCCGAAATATCCTGATGTGCATGAGATTGTGGAACACGCCTGGAACTGGCACCTGAATCATCCAAATGGCTATGCCAAGGAAGGTTCTGTCGATGGCCTTAAATAA
- a CDS encoding galactokinase, giving the protein MENQCLKQFKEYFPGNNDNVRLFFAPGRINLIGEHTDYNGGYVFPAALTIGTYMAIRQRNDGIYRLKSENFPLEVSVDIKQPIVYDKDDDWANYPKGVLQQLQKLDIPLSGADVLYVGDIPNGAGLSSSASIGMVSALGFSVLEKQELPMLELAKLCQQMENQFIGVNSGIMDQFAVGFGKKDHAVFLDCQSHEFELIPLEIEGHKLVITNTNKRRGLADSKYNERRTECEQGLDIIQKFAEGVTSLGELTPLQYKKVEAHLADETIRKRVRHVVTEDDRVQKAVAALENKDLYAFGLYMKESHLSLRDDYEVTGLELDALFTIQEQLPGCIGTRMTGAGFGGCTISIVADGQVEVFKQNVAVRYKEQTGLTPDFYVCEIGDGVKELEEVKK; this is encoded by the coding sequence ATGGAAAACCAATGCCTGAAACAGTTTAAGGAATATTTTCCGGGAAATAACGACAACGTCCGACTTTTCTTTGCTCCCGGACGCATAAATTTAATTGGGGAACATACCGACTACAATGGGGGATACGTATTTCCGGCGGCATTGACCATAGGAACATACATGGCCATTCGCCAGAGAAACGATGGAATCTACCGTTTGAAGAGTGAGAATTTCCCATTAGAAGTTTCTGTCGATATAAAACAGCCCATTGTCTATGATAAGGATGATGATTGGGCAAATTACCCGAAAGGTGTACTGCAGCAATTGCAGAAGCTGGATATCCCGCTCTCAGGAGCAGACGTTTTATACGTGGGCGATATTCCAAATGGCGCGGGACTTTCTTCTTCTGCATCGATCGGAATGGTCAGCGCTCTCGGTTTTTCAGTATTGGAAAAGCAGGAACTGCCCATGCTTGAGCTCGCCAAGCTGTGCCAGCAGATGGAAAATCAGTTCATCGGTGTAAACAGCGGCATTATGGATCAGTTTGCAGTCGGTTTCGGAAAAAAAGACCATGCTGTTTTTCTCGATTGCCAGAGTCATGAATTTGAATTGATCCCCCTCGAAATTGAAGGACACAAGCTTGTCATTACGAACACAAACAAGAGGAGAGGGCTTGCAGACTCCAAGTACAACGAACGAAGAACAGAGTGTGAGCAAGGGTTGGATATTATCCAAAAGTTTGCTGAAGGCGTAACCTCACTCGGTGAACTCACCCCGCTTCAGTATAAAAAAGTGGAGGCCCATCTTGCTGACGAAACGATCAGAAAGCGTGTACGGCATGTGGTTACAGAGGATGACCGTGTTCAAAAAGCTGTAGCAGCACTTGAGAATAAAGATCTGTATGCATTTGGACTGTATATGAAGGAGTCTCATCTGTCATTGCGTGATGATTATGAAGTGACCGGACTGGAGCTTGACGCGCTGTTTACTATTCAGGAGCAGCTGCCGGGCTGCATAGGAACAAGAATGACGGGTGCCGGTTTTGGCGGATGCACCATTTCCATTGTGGCAGACGGGCAGGTTGAGGTTTTCAAGCAGAATGTCGCTGTCCGATACAAAGAACAAACAGGCTTAACTCCAGACTTTTATGTGTGTGAAATTGGAGATGGAGTAAAAGAACTAGAAGAGGTGAAAAAATAA
- the galT gene encoding galactose-1-phosphate uridylyltransferase yields MAELRYNPLLKDWTMVAASRQNRPHMPKDFCPFCPGSGKVPDDYEVHLYHNDFPVLSPNPPKPDDIGGGLYQTKEAYGKCEVVLYSPGHFDTIPDLSRDHIKKLMDLWTKTFVELDQNPNHAYVMIFENRGEEVGVTMPHPHGQVYAYPFIPLKVKTELEACREYFEENQRNMFDDMVAEEKRFEERVLLESEHFIAFIPFFTDYPYGAYIVSKEAKTALTEFTDEEKLELGDMLQELVGGMDQIYDKLFPYMMVMHQRPSNSADSYEDYYRFHIEFYPPLRAHDKIKFNSSSETGGWAAANPTKVEENAEILRQCIKHYTENKGE; encoded by the coding sequence GTGGCTGAACTACGATATAATCCTTTATTAAAAGACTGGACAATGGTGGCTGCCAGCCGGCAGAACAGGCCGCATATGCCCAAGGACTTTTGCCCGTTTTGCCCAGGCTCAGGAAAAGTACCTGATGATTATGAAGTTCATCTGTATCACAACGATTTTCCCGTTCTATCACCCAATCCTCCAAAACCGGATGATATAGGGGGAGGTTTGTATCAAACGAAAGAAGCTTACGGGAAATGTGAAGTGGTGCTGTATTCACCTGGCCACTTCGACACCATTCCTGATTTATCACGGGATCATATAAAGAAACTGATGGATCTATGGACGAAAACATTCGTTGAACTGGATCAAAATCCAAACCATGCATATGTGATGATTTTTGAAAACCGCGGGGAGGAAGTCGGTGTTACGATGCCTCATCCACATGGCCAGGTGTACGCCTATCCTTTTATTCCTTTAAAAGTGAAAACGGAGCTTGAAGCATGCAGAGAGTATTTTGAAGAAAACCAACGGAACATGTTTGATGATATGGTAGCTGAAGAAAAGAGGTTCGAGGAGCGTGTTCTATTGGAAAGTGAACATTTTATTGCGTTCATTCCATTCTTTACAGACTATCCGTACGGAGCCTACATAGTCAGCAAAGAAGCGAAGACGGCGCTGACCGAATTTACTGACGAAGAAAAACTAGAGCTGGGGGATATGCTTCAAGAGCTTGTTGGCGGCATGGATCAAATCTATGACAAGCTGTTTCCTTACATGATGGTCATGCATCAGCGCCCGTCGAACTCGGCTGATTCATATGAAGATTATTATCGCTTTCATATTGAATTCTATCCTCCGCTGCGTGCTCACGACAAAATAAAATTTAATTCCTCCTCCGAAACCGGCGGATGGGCGGCAGCCAATCCAACTAAGGTGGAAGAAAATGCGGAAATCCTGCGTCAATGCATAAAGCACTACACCGAAAATAAGGGGGAATAA